From the genome of Planococcus sp. MSAK28401:
GTTCTCTGGCGTTTCGATGACAACATAGCCTTCAATTTCGACTGGTTCAGTGGCATACTCTTCGCCCACTGTCCCGGTTTGCGTCGTTGACGCAGCTAGCTCATTGCCATCCTCGTCCACGTACTCGACCGTGAGATCTTCTGCTACTTTCGCGTAGACATACGTGACCGTCTGAGCTTCTTCTCCGAATTCGCCTGTTGCGTTCTCTGGCGTTTCGATGACAACATAGCCTTCAATTTCAGGTGGTGATGTAGTATAAGAATCCCCGACGATCCCTGATTCAAATGTTGAATCAAGTAAGGATCACCATTTCCATCTACATACTCAACCGTCACATCCGCAGCTGTTTGACCGTATACATACGTAACTGTTTGTGGATCTTCTTTGAATTCACCAGCAGCATTTGCTGGTATTTCGACTAATGTATATCCTTCGATTGCTTTTCCAACAGTCTGATACTCCTCACCAACAACTCCTGACTGTATAGAAGATTCAGCTAATGCGTTACCCTCTTGATCTACATGTTCTACCGTGATATCACCAGCCACTTTTGCGTACACATAAGTGACTGTTTGGGCTTCTTCGCCAAACTCACCAGATGCGTTCTCCGGTATTTCGATGACGACGTATCCTTCAATTTCGACAGGCTCAGTGGCATACTCTTCGCCTACTGTTCCTGTTTGTATTGTTGACGTAGCTAGCTCATTGCCATCCTGGTCAACGTATACTACTGTCACGTCTTCAGCCACTTTTGCATATACATACGTGACCGTTTGTTCTTCTTCTATAAATTTACCAGTTGCATTCGTAGGCGTCCTCGATTAGTACGTAGCCTTCGATTTCTTCAGCAACTGACTCATATGGGTTTCCAACGTTTCCTTCAAGTACGATGGAAGGAATCAATGTATTTCCTTCTTCATCGACATGTTCGACA
Proteins encoded in this window:
- a CDS encoding MucBP domain-containing protein, which produces MTVVYVDQDGNELATSTIQTGTVGEEYATEPVEIEGYVVIEIPENASGEFGEEAQTVTYVYAKVAGDITVEHVDQEGNALAESSIQSGVVGEEYQTVGKAIEGYTLVEIPANAAGEFKEDPQTVTYVYGQTAADVTVEYVDGNGDPYLIQHLNQGSSGILILHHHLKLKAMLSSKRQRTQQANSEKKLRRSRMSTRK